The Calderihabitans maritimus region TCGTCCTGCTCAATTCCTGCAAACCGTTCTTCACCAGTATTCTATTCTCTCCCACCAGCGGCACTACATCGGCGATGGTCCCTAAGGTTACCAAATCAAGTTGATCCCCGGCAAAAATACCGTTAACGCGAGACAGTTTAAGCTCTTCGGCCAGGGCTTGAGCAAGTTTAAACGCCACTCCCACACCGGCAAAAGGGAATAAACTTTCCTCCAAATGGGGATTAATCAACGCAAACGCTTCCGGTAGATCGGAAGGCGGTTCGTGATGATCGGTAATAATCACCTCTAAACCCAGCCGGTGCGCGTGTTGAACTTCTTGCCGGGAACTTATTCCGCAATCTACGGTGATTACCAGTTTATAACCTTTATCCGCTGCCCGGGACAAGGCTTCAGTATTAAGGCCGTACCCTTCCTCCAAACGGTTGGGAATATAGTAATCGGCCTCTATCCCGCCCTGTCGCAAAATGTCCAGCAGTAAAGCAGTACTGCAAATGCCGTCTGCATCATAATCCCCATAAATCAGAATTTTTTCACCCTTTGACCCGGCTTCCAGTATCCTGGAAACTGCTTCCCGCACTCCTTTCATCTGCCAGGGGTCAGATAATCGTTCTAAAGGAGTTTCCAAAAATTCCTTTGCTTCTTCTACCGTCCGGACACCACGGTTAATGAGTATCTGGGCCGTTATCGGAGAAAGACCTAATTCCCGGACTAAAATCCTTTGCTTGAGGGGATCCGGTTGTTGAATGATATGCCAGACTTTAGATGTTGCCCTCATCGTTATCCTCCATGGCCTTAACCTGCTACCCGCCAGCGCTCTGCTGAAGTTCTTCCGCCAGCTTTTCCAGTTGTTCCTGGAGTCTTTTGTTCTCTCTTTGCATCTCTTTTAGTTTTCGAAAATTTTTTATTTGTTTTATGGTACTAATAAAAGCCATCATGACCGCCCCCAGTGCTGCCGAACCCAGTATAATCAAAACCAGCGAAATATCTTTAAATTCCCAGGTCAAAAACCGTATGGAAACAGTCTGAGCATTTTGTACCGCGAAAACGGCTACCACCAGGGCAAAAATAAACACGCCCACCAAATAAACCTGCACCATCTCACCCCCGGCAAAATTTATTACTCTTAAAATTCTGCCAGAGCCTTAAAATTCCTGCTCCAGCCACTTCAACCTAACTTTCGGCAGTCTGAACATTGCGTACAAGTATCATCACACGGTTCTGCATGGATCAGCACCTGCGTTCCCGGATACCGAGCTTTAATATCCGCTTCAATCTGGCTGCATAATGCGTGCACTTCAGCCACCGGTCTTCCTTTGGGAAATACCAGATGCAGGTCAACGTGCCTTTCCGCCCCGGCCTTACGGGTCCGCAATTTGTGGAATTCAATGAAATGTTCGGCATGCCCTTCAATAATGCCCACTATAGCCTTCTCCTCTTCTTCGGGAAGCCTGACATCCAATAAAGGCAAGCACGCCTCCCTGGTTAATCTTACAGCTTCTTTTATAATTAATAGAGCTACAGCCAAAGCCAGCAGAGGGTCCAGCCAGGGCCAACCGGTATATTTTATGCCCACAAATCCCAGTAGAACGCCGGCAGAGGTATATACGTCAGTTCTTAAGTGAAGAGCATCGGCCTCCAGGGCGACGGAATCGGTTTCTCGAGCAGTTTGGAATAGTTTTTGTGATACAATCCAGTTGACCGAGGCGGATATGAGCATGATGATTATTCCTAAACGGACATCAGCAATGGGAGTAGGATGAAGGAGTTTTTTAATCGCTTCAAAAATTATCCAGATAGCCGCTAAAACGATTAATATAGCCTCAATAGTTCCCGACAAATTTTCAATCTTCCCATGACCGAACTGGTGTAAATCATCGGCCGGTTTACTTGCTTCCCGTACCGAGAA contains the following coding sequences:
- a CDS encoding LapA family protein, with the translated sequence MQVYLVGVFIFALVVAVFAVQNAQTVSIRFLTWEFKDISLVLIILGSAALGAVMMAFISTIKQIKNFRKLKEMQRENKRLQEQLEKLAEELQQSAGG
- a CDS encoding cation diffusion facilitator family transporter; amino-acid sequence: MVDKLAAAKLSIVSNSILVLFKLITGLSINSVSIISEAIHSGLDLLASGIAYFSVREASKPADDLHQFGHGKIENLSGTIEAILIVLAAIWIIFEAIKKLLHPTPIADVRLGIIIMLISASVNWIVSQKLFQTARETDSVALEADALHLRTDVYTSAGVLLGFVGIKYTGWPWLDPLLALAVALLIIKEAVRLTREACLPLLDVRLPEEEEKAIVGIIEGHAEHFIEFHKLRTRKAGAERHVDLHLVFPKGRPVAEVHALCSQIEADIKARYPGTQVLIHAEPCDDTCTQCSDCRKLG